A genomic window from Photobacterium gaetbulicola Gung47 includes:
- a CDS encoding hypothetical protein (COG1009), producing MFLDYFALGVLCFVAVFLFYGIIAIHDIPYEISKKRNHPHQDAIHYAGWVSLFTLHALWPFLWIWATLWREDRGWGFTQLQNEQNELHHEILKLSERVEHLTEKVSELEVKQSHNETPPDRTQGDED from the coding sequence ATGTTTCTCGACTATTTTGCCCTGGGCGTATTGTGCTTTGTCGCGGTTTTCCTGTTCTATGGGATCATCGCCATCCACGATATTCCCTATGAAATATCAAAAAAACGCAACCACCCCCACCAAGATGCCATCCATTATGCCGGCTGGGTCAGCTTGTTTACCCTGCATGCGCTATGGCCGTTCCTGTGGATTTGGGCCACGCTATGGCGCGAAGATCGAGGCTGGGGATTCACCCAACTCCAGAACGAACAAAACGAGCTTCATCACGAAATCCTCAAGCTATCAGAACGGGTCGAACACCTGACCGAAAAAGTCTCAGAGCTGGAGGTCAAGCAATCACACAACGAAACACCACCAGACCGCACGCAGGGGGACGAAGACTAA
- a CDS encoding hypothetical protein (COG0790), translated as MPYLLIATGLSAGLLAWILYRFFASKAEQQQSLEEKRQKEARYQQVLEKAKVAEREDKIFKAQTGHVPSQLSLAKEYELTNTREAIYWYGKAAKLDNIIAQNALARLCRTDIDDPDGEAKSQYWEQVVKAKRGEAKELFELGLLLIRGLGTDIDVDAGLDKVREAADKEWLAAMLFLGDWYLSEFSQPHQPVEAFLWRFRAARLGDISGFMKTAFCYQAGIGVSKDSARTMYWLERAAERGEGEAQLLVAKLHNRDTMSDAAIAYIWYSLAYANGLKQARKARDGVVQQFDIDTILGVQNVANRIYKMLRQGGEVEAHSVMHLLDKLYDRSGYRPTEEMLDSIALGELASEMSTLQPIEHEQQAHNLPQRFDGEALSESSDELNTDTLPADAVGSVPSQSAMSGYQQQSWHMSWDSLLSGGDIRQDKPEKKQ; from the coding sequence ATGCCTTACCTATTGATTGCTACCGGCCTGTCAGCGGGCCTACTGGCGTGGATCCTATACCGTTTTTTTGCCTCCAAGGCGGAGCAGCAACAGTCTTTGGAAGAAAAGCGGCAAAAAGAGGCCAGGTACCAGCAAGTGTTGGAAAAAGCCAAAGTGGCCGAGCGTGAGGATAAAATATTCAAGGCGCAGACAGGGCATGTGCCAAGTCAGTTGTCTTTGGCGAAGGAGTATGAATTAACCAATACTCGTGAAGCTATCTACTGGTATGGAAAAGCAGCAAAACTCGACAATATTATTGCTCAGAATGCCTTGGCACGCTTGTGCCGGACCGACATCGACGATCCTGACGGCGAAGCAAAGTCGCAATACTGGGAGCAGGTGGTTAAAGCCAAGCGTGGCGAGGCGAAAGAGCTGTTCGAGCTTGGCTTGCTATTGATCCGTGGCCTGGGAACCGACATCGATGTTGATGCCGGGCTGGACAAGGTGCGGGAGGCAGCGGATAAAGAGTGGCTTGCTGCTATGCTATTTCTGGGTGATTGGTATCTTTCTGAGTTTTCTCAACCGCACCAGCCGGTGGAGGCTTTCTTGTGGCGTTTTCGGGCTGCCAGGCTAGGCGATATCAGCGGTTTCATGAAAACGGCTTTTTGTTACCAGGCTGGGATCGGCGTGAGCAAGGATAGTGCCCGCACCATGTATTGGCTGGAGCGGGCTGCAGAGCGAGGAGAGGGGGAAGCCCAGTTGCTGGTGGCCAAACTGCATAACCGGGATACGATGTCCGATGCTGCGATCGCTTATATCTGGTATTCCTTGGCTTACGCCAATGGTCTTAAGCAAGCGAGGAAGGCCCGGGATGGCGTGGTACAGCAATTTGATATCGATACCATTCTGGGCGTACAGAATGTGGCAAACAGGATCTATAAAATGCTCAGGCAAGGTGGCGAAGTGGAAGCCCATTCGGTGATGCACTTGCTTGATAAGCTATACGATAGAAGCGGTTACCGGCCAACGGAAGAGATGCTTGATTCGATAGCGTTGGGAGAGCTGGCCAGTGAAATGTCGACGTTGCAGCCTATTGAACATGAACAACAAGCTCACAACCTGCCGCAGAGGTTTGATGGCGAGGCGCTGTCTGAATCGTCTGATGAGCTAAACACGGACACATTGCCTGCCGATGCCGTTGGTAGCGTCCCTAGCCAATCGGCTATGTCGGGCTATCAGCAGCAATCGTGGCACATGTCTTGGGATAGCCTGCTGTCAGGTGGCGATATTCGGCAGGATAAGCCCGAGAAAAAGCAGTGA
- a CDS encoding membrane fusion protein (MFP) component of efflux pump, signal anchor (COG1566) gives MDLLLILTYAALCIAVFKIFNIPLNKWTVPTAVLGGIILIGTLILLMNYNHPHSNMGGQFYVTTPIVPGVRGKVIEVPVAANTPVKKGDILFRIDPTPYEAEVQLQLAALAEAKQNVMGLEAAFHAARASTERAVAERDRTLSQYQRYEKGYKRGAFTKSEVDNRRQFYRSAEASLSAARAEEQRAKLAFESQIMGENTAIAKVRAQLIQAQFNLEETVVHAPTAGFVTQVTLRPGMMAVPLPLKPVMTFIHQEEQFFIGAFRQNSLLRLRPGFKADFIFRALPGKTFQGEVVEVLPAIGESQIQAAGVLYGSDLLLRQGRPLVKLKITDDLSEYQLPQGANIEIAVYSDSFEHVSVMRKVLIRMKSWQNYLFLDH, from the coding sequence ATGGACCTATTACTCATTCTGACCTACGCCGCCCTGTGCATTGCCGTATTCAAGATTTTCAATATCCCACTCAACAAGTGGACCGTCCCAACTGCGGTTCTCGGCGGTATCATTTTGATCGGCACCTTAATTTTACTGATGAACTACAACCACCCTCATAGCAACATGGGCGGGCAGTTTTACGTCACCACCCCGATAGTCCCCGGCGTGAGGGGCAAAGTGATTGAGGTACCGGTTGCCGCCAATACCCCGGTCAAAAAGGGCGATATCCTGTTTCGTATCGATCCCACACCGTATGAAGCCGAGGTCCAGTTACAATTAGCGGCGTTGGCCGAAGCGAAACAAAATGTCATGGGCCTAGAGGCGGCTTTCCATGCGGCCAGAGCGAGCACGGAACGGGCTGTTGCCGAGCGGGATAGAACCTTGAGCCAATACCAGCGCTACGAAAAGGGATACAAGCGCGGTGCCTTTACCAAATCGGAAGTGGATAACCGCCGCCAGTTCTACCGCAGCGCTGAAGCTTCACTGTCTGCGGCAAGGGCAGAGGAGCAACGCGCCAAGCTGGCCTTCGAGTCACAGATCATGGGAGAAAACACCGCTATCGCCAAAGTACGCGCCCAGCTGATCCAGGCCCAGTTCAATCTTGAAGAAACCGTGGTTCATGCCCCTACCGCCGGTTTTGTCACCCAAGTAACATTGCGGCCCGGCATGATGGCCGTGCCCTTGCCACTCAAACCGGTAATGACCTTTATCCATCAGGAAGAGCAGTTCTTTATTGGTGCGTTCAGGCAGAACTCCTTGCTGAGGCTGCGCCCCGGTTTCAAGGCCGATTTTATCTTCCGAGCCCTGCCCGGCAAGACGTTCCAGGGCGAGGTGGTGGAAGTATTGCCGGCTATCGGTGAGAGCCAAATCCAAGCGGCAGGGGTACTTTACGGCAGTGACTTGCTGCTGCGCCAAGGGCGCCCGCTGGTCAAACTGAAAATCACCGACGATCTCAGTGAGTATCAATTGCCACAAGGGGCCAATATCGAAATAGCGGTCTATTCCGATAGCTTCGAACATGTATCGGTAATGCGCAAAGTCCTGATCAGAATGAAAAGCTGGCAGAACTACCTGTTCCTCGATCATTGA
- a CDS encoding hypothetical protein (COG1404): MEIKKTFCSYIAASIICSLYSMSVTGAETENIASPDFAFANTSLSYGDNGYQEDPLGMIRAFDGNPYTSWHPALREDSWLGQLFPEAMAVTGYSVKGNIEHFKIQASHDGIAWQTLDTQREQTISSQLTYFTIPEEKVGAYQYYRLYTIGDNYSANINMLELYGHRGESSGGVPEDVTMPQFASASSNAWVMTDTAFEYLPNLHTLAFDNISGGYNFSENTYWRPVSQNNEWLAQSFTRPQRIVSYTLEAPSQYMAPEHWLLQASIDGSTWLTLDERQNQELGKEKQSYEIAFEQQGSYPYYRLYFPSNVKPIGVSEVELLAAGATAAPVPQDDAVMVVIRDAFGDAPWYEEGSHGGFVMAIAQGHYNAELDVDESVEFRTSNINDDRRDSAPIDLSEEAFKADVINMSSSSTTYDAGKKAVKSLNDYYPQQPLKITSAGNASTVCTAEAAELGRQVGLSASALEAHFAGVPQSEWEHYYKACDMTVVAAIDAQQEESWIVVAGYMGDPYRPQKPLGILKDRGVVAPYKIDGRDGTSFSAPYVSALAAMILQRAPELTASEVAAIIFATADDLGEPGVDEVWGHGRVNPARAMQYMDEQGYGYP, translated from the coding sequence ATGGAAATAAAGAAAACCTTTTGCTCCTATATTGCAGCGTCAATAATTTGTTCTTTATATTCAATGTCAGTGACAGGGGCTGAAACGGAAAATATTGCCTCGCCTGACTTTGCCTTTGCTAATACCAGCTTGAGCTATGGCGATAACGGCTACCAGGAAGATCCGCTGGGGATGATCAGAGCGTTTGACGGAAACCCTTATACTTCATGGCATCCCGCTCTTCGCGAGGACTCTTGGCTTGGGCAGCTGTTTCCCGAAGCCATGGCGGTAACGGGGTATTCAGTCAAAGGCAATATTGAACATTTTAAAATTCAGGCTAGTCACGATGGGATTGCTTGGCAAACCCTCGATACTCAGCGTGAGCAAACCATCAGTTCGCAACTAACCTACTTTACAATACCGGAAGAAAAGGTAGGGGCTTATCAGTATTATCGCCTATATACCATTGGGGATAATTATTCAGCCAATATAAATATGCTTGAACTATATGGCCATCGCGGAGAAAGCAGTGGTGGTGTGCCTGAAGATGTTACGATGCCGCAGTTTGCCTCTGCCAGTTCCAATGCCTGGGTTATGACAGATACGGCCTTTGAATATTTACCGAACCTTCACACCTTGGCATTCGATAATATTAGCGGCGGTTATAACTTTTCGGAAAATACCTATTGGCGCCCCGTTAGCCAGAATAATGAATGGTTGGCTCAGTCATTTACTCGTCCCCAGCGAATTGTCAGTTATACCCTTGAGGCCCCCTCGCAATACATGGCCCCAGAGCACTGGTTGCTGCAGGCCAGTATTGACGGCAGTACATGGTTGACGCTGGATGAACGCCAGAACCAGGAGCTGGGAAAGGAAAAGCAAAGCTACGAGATAGCATTTGAGCAGCAGGGCAGCTACCCATACTACCGTCTGTATTTCCCCTCTAATGTGAAACCGATTGGGGTCAGTGAAGTTGAACTGCTAGCGGCCGGTGCGACAGCCGCGCCCGTGCCACAGGATGATGCGGTGATGGTGGTGATCAGGGATGCGTTTGGCGACGCGCCATGGTACGAGGAAGGCTCGCACGGTGGCTTTGTCATGGCCATTGCCCAAGGTCACTACAATGCTGAGTTGGATGTGGATGAGAGTGTCGAGTTCCGGACATCCAACATCAATGATGACAGGCGCGACAGTGCGCCGATAGATCTGTCCGAAGAGGCTTTTAAGGCCGATGTCATCAATATGAGCTCCAGCAGCACGACCTATGATGCCGGCAAGAAAGCGGTTAAATCGCTCAATGACTATTACCCGCAGCAGCCGCTCAAAATTACCTCGGCTGGTAATGCCTCGACGGTCTGCACTGCTGAAGCGGCTGAACTGGGTCGCCAGGTGGGATTGAGTGCCTCCGCGCTGGAAGCGCACTTTGCTGGTGTCCCCCAGTCCGAGTGGGAGCACTATTACAAAGCCTGTGATATGACGGTCGTGGCAGCCATCGATGCGCAGCAAGAGGAGAGCTGGATTGTCGTGGCGGGCTATATGGGTGATCCGTACCGCCCACAAAAGCCGCTGGGGATCCTGAAAGACCGCGGGGTCGTCGCCCCCTATAAGATTGATGGCCGCGACGGCACCAGCTTTTCGGCCCCCTATGTGAGCGCGCTGGCTGCCATGATACTGCAACGTGCCCCCGAGCTAACGGCAAGTGAGGTTGCGGCAATCATATTCGCCACCGCTGACGATCTCGGTGAGCCCGGGGTTGATGAGGTGTGGGGGCACGGACGTGTCAATCCTGCAAGAGCGATGCAATATATGGATGAGCAGGGATACGGATACCCTTAA